GGCATCCAGGGGCTTGATGGTGTGGATATTAATAATGTCGGCGTTGAGGCCGCGCTCGGCCAGAAGCTTGCCGGCCAGGATGGCTTTCCACACGAGGTGGCCGGTGGCGAAGATGCTCACGTCGGCGCCCTCATTGAGCACAATGCCCTTACCGATTTCAAACTGTTGGTCGGCGGGAGTGAAGTTGGGCACCACGGGGCGGCCGAAGCGCAGGTACACCGGGCCCTCATGCTCGGCAATGGCCAGGGTGGCGGCCTTGGTCTGGTTGTAGTCGCAGGGGTTGATGACGGTCATGTGGGGCAGCATCTTCATCAGCCCGATATCCTCCAGAATCTGGTGGGTGGCGCCGTCTTCGCCCAGGGTCAGGCCGGCGTGGGAGGCGCAGATCTTCACGTTTTTGCCCGAGTAGGCAATACTCTGGCGGATTTGGTCGTAGACACGGCCGGTGGAGAAGTTGGCGAAGGTGCCCGTAAACGGAATCTTGCCGCCAATGGTGAGGCCGGCGGCCAGGCCCATCATGTTGGCCTCGGCAATGCCCACCTGGAAAAACCGCTCGGGAAAGTCTTTCACAAAGGCGTCCATCTTGAGGGAGCCAATCAGGTCGGCGCAGAGGGCCACCACGTTGGGGTTGGTTTTGCCCAGCTCGTGCAAGCCGGCGCCAAAGCCGCTGCGGGTGTCTTTCGATTCGGTGTAGGGGAAGTCGTTCATGTGGTAGGGGCTTAGGGACTTGGGGGCTTGGGGACTTAGGTTTTGTGTGAGCCCCACCCCAATCCCTCCCCGGTAGGGAGGGGCTTTAGTTCTAGTTTCTAGCTGCTAAACTAAAAGGCTAAAATTAGAGCCCCTCCCTACCGGGGAGGGGTTGGGGTGGGGCTATCTTCCAAAGATGCTTACCGAGGTGGTTTGGCTGGGGCGGATGGTGAAGGTGCGCACGTCGGTGAACTGGCTGCCGGTGGCGCTGGTGGTGCGGAAGACGAGGCGGTAGGTGCCCGGCTGCAAGGGCTGGTTGATTTTGGAGGAGCCGCCGTGGGGCAGGTTGTACACCCAGGTCTGCGACTCGTCCTGGCCCAGACGGTAGACGCTGCCGTAGCCTTTCAAATCGGTGACGATGTTGAGCACGCCGGGCGGCTCGTAGGTGAGTGCGGTTTCCTGGCCCTGCTTCACGGTGATGCGCCGCAGCTGGCGCGGCAGGGTCAGCAGCTCCACCTCGTAGTTGCCGGCCAGCAGCTTCTGCCGCGCCCCGAAGGGCAGGGCCAGCAGGGTTTTGTCCTGGCCCGTCTGCCGGATGACGGCCTGCACTGTGCCGTAGGGGCTGGCCGTGGCCGTGGGCGGCTTAAGCCAGAGCGTGCCTTGGGGCGTTTTGTAGATCAGCACGTTGGCCTTGCCGGGCCGGATGAGCAGGTTCGGCTGGCGTACGGGCGGCACGGTGTTAATCACCAGGTCGTAGCTCTGCAGGGCGTCGATGTCGAGGGCATCGGGCCGGCCCTGGGCGTCGCGGTAGTGGATGTAGTTGTACTCGGGCTGCTCGGTGAGGTTGTTGATGAAGGTCAGGTTGACGTTGGATTCCACGGGGCGGCCCTGCTCGTCGGTCAGGTTCACGGCCACGGTGGTTTTGGCCAGGGTCTGGGCCACCACGTCGTTGAGGATGGTGCGGAAGGTCTTCACGTCGGCCGCGTTGTAGTACTGCCCCAGGCACTCCAGCTGCTTGCCGAAGTCCTTCTCGGCCCCGATGCCAATGACGAAGGGCTTCAGAAACACCCGCTTGCGCTGCAAGGCCAGAGCCGTGGCGCAGGGGTTGCCCTTGCACGACTCAAGCCCGTCGGTAATCAGAATGAGCACGTTGCGGGAGGTTTTGTCGGCCGTGGGGAAGTCGTCGGCCGACTGGAGCAGGGAGTAGGTGATGGGCGTGTTGCCCTGGGGCTGCATAGCTTTGAGCTTGGCCTTGATGGCGGCGGCATTTTTCGGGGCAAACGGCACTTCCAGCCGCGAATCCTCGCAGTTGTTTTCCTCCTTGGGGTGCAAGTGGCCGTAGGCGCGCAGGCCCAGCTCAAGGCTGGGGTAGGCGTTGAGCGAGTCGGCCATGCGGGCCAGCAGGCCTTTAGCCACTTCCCACCGCGTCTTGCCCTCCCACTGCGCCAGCATCGACCCCGAGGCATCCAGCAGAAACAGGATGCGGGTGGTGCGGGGCTTGGGCGCAGGCGGTGCCGTTTGGGCACGCGCCGGCGCGGCCCCGCCCAGCCAGAAGCTGAGCGTCAGTAGGGAGAGCAGAAGCAGGTAAGAGCATCGTGCCATGCGGGACCTCACCCCCTGGCCCCCTCTCCGGAGAGAGGGGAGCCAGGCGGCGTTGGAAATGTATGATCAGACTGTCATTGCGAGGCGTAGCCGAAGCACCCGAAGGAAGGCGTAGCCAATCCGTCTCTCTATGCGCAAATAATGCAGGTTCCTCTGAAGGCCCCTAGTGGGCGCCTCACCCCCCGGCCCCCTCTCCGAAAAGGGAGAGGGGGTGCCAGATGATTAAGAAGTTTTCAGATCAACAAGGACTACTCATGCAATCAGCGCAATCAACTTAATCTGCACCATCTGTGATTTTAGTAGTCCGACGCCTCTTCCACGCTGAGCTGCTGGAGGGCTTTTTCGAGCTGCTCGTCGTTGGGGGCCACGCCGTGCCACTTGTGGGAACCCATCATGAAGTCGACGCCGTAGCCCATCTGCGTATCCAGAAGCACGACAATGGGCTGGCCCTGACCCAGCAGACCCTGGGCCTGTTCAATGGTGGGCAGCAGGGTCTCGAACTGGTTGCCGTCGGTTTCGAGCACGCGCCAGCCGAAGGCCTCGAACTTGGCGCGCAAGTCGCCCAGGTGCATCACTTTTTCGGTGGGGCCGTCGATCTGCTGGCCGTTGCGGTCCACGAAAGCAATCAGGTTGTCGACTTTGTGGTGGGGGGCGTACATGGCCGCTTCCCAGATCTGGCCCTCCTCCAGCTCCCCGTCGCCCATGAGCACGAACACGGTGCGGGAGTCCTGATTGAGCTTTTTGGCCTGGGCCGCCCCGATGGCTACGCTCAGGCCCTGGCCGAGGGAGCCCGAAGCTATGCGCACGCCGGGCAAGTGCTCGTGGGTGGCGGGGTGGCCTTGCAGGCGGGAGTTGAGCTTGCGGAACGTGGCCAGCTCGCCCACCGGGAAGTAGCCCGAGCGGGCCAGCACCGAGTAAAACACCGGCGAAATGTGGCCGTTCGACAAGATAAACAGGTCCTGCCCGATGCCGTCCATGTCAAATGGCTCCGGGGTGTGCTTCATCACTTTAAAAAAAAGGGCCACCAGCAGATCGGTGCAGCCCAGTGAGCCGCCAGGGTGGCCGGAGTTGACGGCGTGCACCATGCGCACAATGTCGCGGCGTACCTGGGCGGCAATCTGTTTCAGCTCGGCCACCGACTTGGTAGCCTCGGGCGCGTGGGTTTCGGAAGAAGCGGCAAAAGACGTGTCCTGGGCCATTGGGTCTAGATGATTGGAGTGGTAGGGCAAAGGTAGGTTTTTAGGGGCTTGGGGGCTTGGGGGCTTAGGGTCTTGGTTGACGTGCTGCTGTCATCCTGGGGCCCAGCCGAAGATCAGCGTAATTAATTCTTGCGCCAGAGCGAGTCGTGGTAACGAGTTTAGCCCGCAGAGGGCGCGGAAGCTTGCGCAGAAGGCGCAGAGCTGTTCTGCCGCTTGTCGTTCTTCAGTTTGGCTGGGCCTCAGAATAGCAGCAGTACATCAACCAAGCCCCTAAGCCCCCAAGTCCCTAAGACCCTAAAAAAAATACCCCGCCTGAAACGGGCGGGGCTTTGGAAGCTACAGCAGCTGGGCGGCGTGGTTCTTGGTGTCGACTTTGGTAATGACCTTCTCGATACGGCCCTGCTCGTCGATGACGAAGGTGTAGCGCATGGTGCCCATGTAGGTGCGGCCGTACATCGACTTCTCCTGCCACACCCCGTAAGCCTGCACGAGTCGTTTGTCCTCATCAACCAGCAGCGGGAAGGGCAACTCGTACTTCTGAGCAAACTTCTGGTGGGACTTCTGCGGGTCGATGCTCACGCCCAGCACCTGAATGCCGGCCCCGAGCAGGCTCTGGTAGTTGTCGCGCAGGTTGCAGGCCTGGGCCGTGCAGCCGCTGGTGTCGTCTTTGGGGTAGAAGTAGAGGGCCACTTTGCGGCCGGCGTAGTCCTGGAGGCGGTGCAGGGTGCCGTGCTGGTCCTGGGCCTCAAAAGCCGGAGCCGGCTCGCCAACTTGGGGAATTGTCATGACGGAGAGTTTGCGGCAAAAGTAAAGCGCAGATTGGGCAGATTAAACGGATTTCGCAGATTAAAAAAACCGGAACCAGCCTATTGTAGCGTGGTAGCGCGCCGTACGAAGGACCGTCAGGTCATGAAGCTGTTTAGGAAGTCGCCCGAAACATACCAGCCCGTCCTGCTGAGCTTGCCGAAGCACCTCTCCCGCTTCGTTGTAGTCGTCAGAAGTTAGCCAGCGGTAGAGATGCTTCGACTTCGCCTCCGGCTCCGCTCAGCAGGACGGGCTGGTATGTTTCAGACGACTTCCTAAACAGCCTCCATATAATCAGTGAAATCAATCTAATCTGCCCAATCTGTGATTCAGGTGGGCTGGGGCGTGAAGATGAGCCTGTCGACCGGAAAGCCCAGCTCCCGGCCTTTCGCCACCAGCCGGTCGCGGAGGCTGCGCTCCAGGTGGGGCGTGCGGCTGAGAATCCAGAGGTTTTTGCGGCCCGGCTCGCCCACCAGGGCATAGCGGTAGTCGGCCTGGTCGAGGTCCAGAATCCAGTAGTCGCCTTCAAACGGCCAGAAGAAGCTGACCCGGAGCTTGGCGTTGGTCTTGGCATCTACGACGCGGGCGGTGCCGGCGGCGGTTTCCACCGGGCCGTTGAGACTGTGCTTGTGGCAGGTGTTGAGCACCTGCACCTTGCCGTCGGGGCGCAGCTTGTACTCGGCCGTCACGTGCTGGCAGCCTTTCTCGAAGCGGGCGGGCAGGCGGGCCACCTCGTACCACAAACCGCGGTACCGGTGCAGGTCCACGTGTGCCACGGTGGGCAGGGGCGGGTGACTTTTGCGCCGGGCAAAAGCATAGGCCGCCACACCAGTAGCCACGGCAGCCGCGGCGGCCAGCAGTACGGGTTGGCGCGGGTTTTTAGCAGGAGAAGCAGGCATAGTCAGGGGTAACAAGTAAAGGGTGACAGGTGACAAGTAAGAGGTAGACCGTCATGCTGAGCCTGTCGAAGCATCTCTACCTCTGGCTAATTTCTGACATGAGGACGAAGTGGTAGAGCTGCTTCGACAAGCTTAGCAGAACGGGCAAGCAACTTTCTACATAGCTTCGGGATGGAGAAGACCCTCGGTAGTACGCAGCTTACTTGCTCACGGCTAAGGCGGAAGCACCAGGGCGGCTCCGACTTCTGCCAAAAAAATCTGCCGCAACCTGGTGATACTTGGCGTTTCTTTCGATTAAGTACTGAACCCGCGTTGCTGCCATGATTCGCCTCGACCATTTTTCCGACCCCGCTGCCCTGCGCCAGGCCCTGCTGACTGACCGTTCCCGTGTGCTGACCCAGCTGTACCAGCGGGCCTTCCCGGTAGTGCGCCGGCACGTGCAGCGCCACGGCGGCACCGAGGCCGACGCCCAAGACGTGTTTCAGGATGCGCTGGTGGTCTTCTACGAGCAAGCTGTAGGCGAAATGCTGACGCTGACGGCCGCGGCCAGCACCTACCTGGTGGGCGTAAGCCGCAACCTGTGGCGGCGCGAGCTGGTCCGGCGCAGCCGCCTGCCCGCCGAGCCCACCGACGCCCACCCGGAGCTGCCCGCCGAACCCGAACCAGAGCCCGCCCCGGCATTGGCCGTACGCGACTACGTGGAGCAGCTCGGGGCCCGGTGCCGGGATATTCTGCTGGCCTTTTACTACTTCCAGCAGCCCCTGAGCCAGATTGCGGCTACGCATCAGTTTCGCACGGTGCGCTCGGCTACGGTTCAGAAATTCAAGTGCCTGGAGCGCCTGCGCACGGCCGTGCGCAACCTGCGCGAGCAACTTCTTCCCGCCTAAGCCATGCGCCCCGAGCTAGAACGCCTCCGCTACCTTGAGCAGCACCTGCTGGGCCAGCTGCCCGCCAGTGCCCCCACCTGGGCCGTGCAGGTGCTGCTCGACCCTGAACTGGCTGCTGATGCTGCTGCCCAGCGCCAACTGTACCAGGGCCTGCGCCTGGCCGGGCGGCGGCAGCTGCGGCAGGAGCTAAAGGCCATTCACCAGCAGCTGTACGGGCGCCGGCGGCGTGGCTGGGTACACGCCACCTTGGCCCGCCTGCACGCTCTGCTGCCGGGGCGCTGGTCGTCCCACTAACCGGCTTATTTCTTCCTCTTCACCGCAGCCAGTGGCCGCTCTGCCACGCACTACAGCGTGGTCAGGCTTCGCCGTGCCTGCATTTCCCCTTTTCTGTATGCTTGCTTCTGCTGAATTTCGCCGCTTTGCCGTGCGCGGCCAGGGCCTCAATGGCCTGCACTTCGACCAGTACGTGCACCACGTGGAAGGCCTGGCCCGGCCCCACCTTACCGGCATGACCCGCTCGGTTATCGAGGAGCGCCCGACGCGCTTTGCCGAAATCGACGTGTTTTCGCGCCTGATTATGGACCGGATCATCTTTCTGGGTACCGCCGTCGATGACCACATTGCCAACATTCTGACGGCGCAGATGCTGTTTTTGGAGTCAGTTGACAACAGGAAAGACATTCTGCTCTACATCAACTCGCCCGGTGGCTCCGTGTACGCCGGCCTGGGCATCTATGACACCATGCAGTATATCAGCCCCGATGTGGCTACTATCTGCACTGGCATGGCGGCCAGCATGGGTTCGTTTCTGCTGTGCGGAGGCGCTATTGGCAAACGCTCAGCCCTGCCCCACGCCCGCGTCATGATTCACCAGCCCAGCGGCGGGGTGCAGGGCCCGTCAGCCGACATCGAAATCACGGCCCGCGAGGTGGTGAAGCTACGCCAGGAACTCTACAACATTTACGCCGAGCGCACCGGCAAAACCTACGAGCAAATCCACAACGACGCCGACCGGGACCACTGGCTGCGTGCTGATGAGGCCAAAGAATACGGCGTCATTGATGAAGTGCTGAAGAAGGAATGAGTAGATGAGTGAATGAGTAGATGAGTAAATGAGTGGATGAGTGAAGGTGGACGGTCAGCCCCAGCGGGGTGGCATATCGGTAGAACACACCGAGGTAAACAGGATGAAAGCCCCAGCGGGGCGACACCAATCGTTCAACGACTGTGTCACCCCGCTGGGGCTCTGGTGTTTCATAGCTTCAGCCTGTTCTACCAATATGCCGCCCCGCTGGGGCTGACCGTCCACCTTCCCTCATCCACTCATTCACTCATTTACTCATTCACTCACAGCACCACGTGCAGCACCCGTTCGTTGCCGGCCTGGTCGATGAGGCGCAGGGTGGCGGGGCCGCGCAGGGGCGGACCCAGCCGGTCGTCGCGCTCCGAAAACAGGGTGGCGTTTTTGTGCTCGAAGCGCAGCAGGCGAAACTGCCCGTTAACTTCCAGCTTGTAAGACGCCAGCCCCGACAGGTCGTCGCCGACCTTGAACACCACGCCGGCCGGGCCCCGGCTGATGAGGCGGCCCGAGGGCGGAATGGTGTCGGTGAGGATGCGGAACCGGCCGAAGGTTTTGATGGGGGCCGAGATGGTGTTGCCGCTCCAGGTGCCACCCACGTAGGCCTTGCCGCCTTTGGGCGTGATGCTGTAGATGGCCGAGCGGGCTTTATCGGCCACCTCGGTTTCGGGCTTGAGGGTGAGGCGCAACGGCTGGTAGAGCGGGACGCGCGGCAGGTGCACGGTCCAGACGCCCTGCCCGTAGCTGGTTTGCACGTAGAGCGTGTCGAACAGGGTTTTAGGCCCGAAGCCCAGGTGCAGGTGAGCCGTGGCGAAGCCAAACTCCTGGCCCGAGGGCACCATGGCCTGGCGCTCAAACCGCTTTACGAGGCGCCCAAACTGCAGGGAGTCGGGGCGGCCGGCGCGCAGGTCGTAGAGGTACACGTTCTGGCTTTGCTCGGTGTAGCTGGGCTTCAGAGTGAGGCGGCGGCTGCCGCGGTACAGGGTCAGAGGCCCGCCCACGGCGGCCGTGTCGGGGTCCTGGGCCACGGCCACCAGCAGGTTGCGGCTGATGTCGTAGCGCAGGGCCGGCGCTTTGACGGCCGCCGAGCGGGTTTTGAAGTAGGCCGGCTGCTCGCCCCGCAGCACCAGCCGCAGGGGCGTGGTGTTGCCATAGCAGTCCGAAAGCCTGATTTCGACGCTGTAGAGCTGGCCCGGCTCCACGCGCAGCCGGCCCCGGCCGGGGCCGGTGGTGTAGATGCCCAGGTCGTTGCCGTCGTCCACGAACAGCCGTTCCAGCTGCCGCCCCTGCATGGCCCGCCACTCGTAATCCACGTGGCGGTTGATCTGCCGGGAGCCTTCCGGGAAGGGAATGTCGTCGACCACGTGCCGGTACAGGGGCTGGCCGTTCACCTCCACTTCCACCTGCTGAAAGCCGTTTCGGTTCCACACCCCGTCGAACCGGTCGAAGCCCTGCACCAGCAGGCCCACCGTGCCGAAGGCCCGGATGGTGTCGGGCCACACGTAGCCCCCGCCGCCAGGCAGGGGCGGGGCCTTGGGCACGAACACCGACTTGCCAAACCGCCCCTGCACGCGGGCGTCAATGCTCAGCGCTTCTACCGCAAAGGCCTGCATCGTGGGGGCCACGTGGTCCTGCACCTCGGGGAAGCCGCCCCACTGCAAGGGGTTGAGCTGGTGGTCCTGGGCCGTGCGCACCTCCCAGTGCAGGTGCGGGCCCACTGAGCCGCCCGTGTTGCCCGACAAGGCCACCACCTCGCCGCGCTTCACCGGAAACTGGCCGGGCTTGAAAAACAGCTCCAGCTCGTAGGTCTGCCGCTCGTACTGGCGGCGGCGCAGCTCCTCGGCCACCGGCCCCCGAAAGTGGTTGAGGTGGCCGTACACCGTGGTCAGCCCGTTGGGGTGGGTGATATAAAGCACGTTGCCGTAGCCGAAAGAGCTTTGCTTGAGCCGCGACACGTAGCCGTCGGCCGAGGCATAGACGGGCAGGTCCACGCGGCCATCGGTTTTGATGTCGAGGCCGCCGTGGAAGTGATTGGGCCGCAGCTCGCCCATGCTGCCCGCCAGGAAATTCTGCTTGCCCGGCTTGATGGGAAACAGAAAGTAGCCGGGCTCCACGGCCGGCCGGGTGTCGGCGGCCGGGGCGGCAGCTTGGGGTTTGTCGCCGGAGGAATCGGGCTGCTGGCCTCCGCAGGAAGCCGGCCGCAGCCCCAGCAGCACCAGAAACGGCAACGCTACGCTAAGCAGCTGCCGCGGCTGGAGAGAAATCAAATCAAGCATGTACTAGGTAAAGGGGAATAGGGAGGCGGGAAGTGGTGAGTTTGCTGCTTGTTGCTGCTTGGTTATTTTAAGCTTAGCACAAAAGCTCCGCCCGAACGGCGGGCGGACTAGCTCTAGCTGTAGCAACGACTACCGTGCCAACGCCCCATTCCTGCGCGAAAAAGGTCTTTGGCTCCGCTTGCCGGCGGTCTGAAAGCTCCGGATGCCCGCGTGTCAACTCACCACCTCACTACTCACCAGTTCTTTACTATTTCACCGCCAGGTCCAGCATTTTCTCCTCGCCGATGTAGCCCGTGAGCTGGTCGCCGATGCGCACGGGGCCGACGCCGCTGGGAGTGCCGGTAAAAAGTAAGTCGCCCGTTTTCAGGGTGATAAACCGGGAAATGTAGCTGATGATGGCGGCGAAGGGGTGGAGCATCAGCCCAGAATTGCCGCGCTGCCGCACCTCACCATTCACTTCCAGGCGAAAGTCGATGTTGCTCAGGTCGGCGAAGTCGGTGACGGGCTTGAACTCCGGCGAAATCGGGGCCGAGCCGTCGAAACCCTTGGCCAGCTCCCAGGGCAGGCCCTTGGCTTTCAGCTTGCTTTGCAGGTCGCGGGCCGTGAAGTCGATGCCCAGGCCGATGGCGTCGAAGTAGGTATGGGCAAACTTCGGGTCGATGTTCTTGCCGTTTTTGCACACGCGCAGCACCAGCTCAATTTCGTGGTGGATATCCTGGGAAAAATCGGGCAGGAAAAACGGCTGATTGCGCTGAAGCAGGGCCGTATCGGGCTTGGCGAAGATGACGGGCGCGTCGGGCGTTTCGTTCTGAAGCTCGGCAATATGTTCCGCGTAGTTGCGGCCAATGCACAGGATTTTCATTCGGAAGGGGACTTAGGGACTTAGGGACTTAGGGACTTAGGGACTTAGGGACTTAGGGACTTAGGGACTTGAGTATATGGGGCCGCAAAGGTAGCTGTCAGCCGTAGTGCAGCGAAGGGTGGGAGGGCGTAGTCAGCGGCTTTTTTGAGCTGGAAGGAGGGAGTACGGCCTTGCCACATGCTGGCGTGAGGGGGTCTCGGGCGGCACGGATGCCAGACGAGGAGGATAGAACCTTAACTAAGCCCTTAAGACCCTGAGCCCCCAAGTCCCTACCTGAAGCGCCACGCTATACGGAGCTGGCCGCCGGACGTTCGGCAAACATTTTGCTCGCCGGCTCACGTATAGCAGTGCGTTAGTGGCTCCGGGTGCAACGCTTCGCCCTGGTCCCTGCTCTTATCTTCCACAGCCACCTCCGTATGCTCAAGAAAATTGCCCTTGCTAGCTGCCTGTTCGTGGCGGCGGCGTGCTCCACGGTTCCCATCACCGGCCGGCGCCAGCTTAGCCTGGTTTCCGATGCCGAGGTAAACGCCCTGGCCGCCCAGCAATACCAGCAGGTGCTTCAGAAAAGCCAAGTCGTAAGCAGCGGCTCACAGGCGGCTATGGTGCGGCGGGTAGGCCAGCGCGTGCAGCAGGCCGTAGAAACGTATTTCCGCCAGCAAAATGCCCAAAGCCAGCTGGCCGGCTACCAGTGGGAGTTCAATCTGATTCAGGACGATAAGCAGCAGAACGCCTGGTGTATGCCCGGTGGCAAGGTGGCCGTGTACACTGGCATCCTGCCCATCACCCAGGACGAAAACGGCCTGGCCGTGGTCATGGGCCACGAAATTGCCCACGCCGTAGCCAAGCACGGCAACGAGCGGATGAGCCAGGGCCTGGTGCAGCAGCTGGGCGGGCAGGCCCTGGGGGCGGCCCTGTCCACCAACTCGGCCATGACCCAGCAGGTAGCCCTGCAAGCCTTCGGCGTCGGCTCGCAGCTGGGCCTGCTCAAGTACGGCCGCAACCAGGAGTCGGAAGCCGACCGCCTGGGGCTGATTTTCATGGCCATGGCCGGCTACGACCCCAAAGGAGCCGTCAGCTTCTGGGAGCGAATGGCGGCCCGCGAAAATGCCGCCGCGCCCCCGGAGTTCTTGTCGAGCCACCCCTCCAACGAAACCCGCATTGCCGACATCCAACGGTTGCTGCCCGAAGCCAGCCAGTACTACAAGGGCCGCTAACTTCGGCCTGCATTCTTTCTCCTAATGATTTTTCGTTCTTCGATACCTACCGGGGTGGCTGCGGCCATGCTCGGGCTGGCCGGCCTGCTAAGCGCCTGCGAAACCACCAAGCGCGGCTTCCCCGAAGTCAGCTCCCCCGCCAACGACCCCGATGCCCTGCATCGGCGCCAGCTGGAGGCCGTCAGCACGCAGGTGGCCGCAGTGGCTGAGGGCAAGGTGCGCTACGTGGTGCCCCGCGACCAGCTGGCCGCCGCCTTCACCCGCCAGTTCGGCGACGGTACCGTAATCGACAAAACCATCATCCGTAAGGTGCAGGAAACGCCCAAGGACAAGGCCGTGTACTACGTGGTGGGCATGGGCCTGCGCAACGGCATGTTCCGGGCCATGGCCCTGCCCCTGCAAACGTCCTCCGACAACAGCCTGTACCTCACCTCCAACGCCGCGCGCTACATCATCACGGGTGTGGGCTGCACGTTCTGCTTCTTTAACTTCGAGAAAAACGAAATTGTGGGCACTACCTGCGAGGAAAACACCGGCGGCAGCCGCTGCGACCTGCGCGTAGAAGACAACAACGCCTTTTTCCCCCGCCGCTAACTATGCTCAGCCGCAAATGGATCCTGCGCCTCTCCCTCACCGCCCTGGCCCTGCTGGTCACGACGGATAGTCGGAAGAAGTGAAACCGTGAGAAGTGAGACAGTGAGAGGTGAGAAGTGAGACGATGTTCTAGTGGCGCTGGCGTCAGAACATCGTCTCACTTCTTACCTCTCACTGTCTCATGTCTAAAATCTACACCATTCCCTCCTCGGCCAGCTCTATGAACCGCGCGACGCGGTGGGGGAGCAGGTCGGGGTTTACTTTTTCCAGGGGGTGCGGGGTGTTCATGATGATTTCGAACTGGGCCCGGGGCATGTAGTCGGCGAAGCGGCGGGAGGCGTCCACGCCGGCGGTTTGGTCCAGCTCGCCCACCAGCACCTGCACGGGTACTTCCAGCGTGGCCAGGTTATCGGCCGTGAGCAGGGGCGCGTCGCCGAGGCTGCGCATGAGGGCGGCGGTAGCGGCGAGCAGCTCGGGCAGCGGGGTAGGGGCGTGCAGGCGCGTCAGCTGCTCGGCAA
This region of Hymenobacter sp. YIM 151500-1 genomic DNA includes:
- a CDS encoding vWA domain-containing protein, whose protein sequence is MARCSYLLLLSLLTLSFWLGGAAPARAQTAPPAPKPRTTRILFLLDASGSMLAQWEGKTRWEVAKGLLARMADSLNAYPSLELGLRAYGHLHPKEENNCEDSRLEVPFAPKNAAAIKAKLKAMQPQGNTPITYSLLQSADDFPTADKTSRNVLILITDGLESCKGNPCATALALQRKRVFLKPFVIGIGAEKDFGKQLECLGQYYNAADVKTFRTILNDVVAQTLAKTTVAVNLTDEQGRPVESNVNLTFINNLTEQPEYNYIHYRDAQGRPDALDIDALQSYDLVINTVPPVRQPNLLIRPGKANVLIYKTPQGTLWLKPPTATASPYGTVQAVIRQTGQDKTLLALPFGARQKLLAGNYEVELLTLPRQLRRITVKQGQETALTYEPPGVLNIVTDLKGYGSVYRLGQDESQTWVYNLPHGGSSKINQPLQPGTYRLVFRTTSATGSQFTDVRTFTIRPSQTTSVSIFGR
- a CDS encoding RNA polymerase sigma factor; this translates as MIRLDHFSDPAALRQALLTDRSRVLTQLYQRAFPVVRRHVQRHGGTEADAQDVFQDALVVFYEQAVGEMLTLTAAASTYLVGVSRNLWRRELVRRSRLPAEPTDAHPELPAEPEPEPAPALAVRDYVEQLGARCRDILLAFYYFQQPLSQIAATHQFRTVRSATVQKFKCLERLRTAVRNLREQLLPA
- the bcp gene encoding thioredoxin-dependent thiol peroxidase, which encodes MTIPQVGEPAPAFEAQDQHGTLHRLQDYAGRKVALYFYPKDDTSGCTAQACNLRDNYQSLLGAGIQVLGVSIDPQKSHQKFAQKYELPFPLLVDEDKRLVQAYGVWQEKSMYGRTYMGTMRYTFVIDEQGRIEKVITKVDTKNHAAQLL
- a CDS encoding transketolase family protein: MNDFPYTESKDTRSGFGAGLHELGKTNPNVVALCADLIGSLKMDAFVKDFPERFFQVGIAEANMMGLAAGLTIGGKIPFTGTFANFSTGRVYDQIRQSIAYSGKNVKICASHAGLTLGEDGATHQILEDIGLMKMLPHMTVINPCDYNQTKAATLAIAEHEGPVYLRFGRPVVPNFTPADQQFEIGKGIVLNEGADVSIFATGHLVWKAILAGKLLAERGLNADIINIHTIKPLDAELVLASARKTRCVVTAEEHQMNGGLGDSIAQLLAREEPLPLEMVAVNDSFGESGTPDQLMEKYGLNEHAIVAAVEKVMARRK
- a CDS encoding transketolase, yielding MAQDTSFAASSETHAPEATKSVAELKQIAAQVRRDIVRMVHAVNSGHPGGSLGCTDLLVALFFKVMKHTPEPFDMDGIGQDLFILSNGHISPVFYSVLARSGYFPVGELATFRKLNSRLQGHPATHEHLPGVRIASGSLGQGLSVAIGAAQAKKLNQDSRTVFVLMGDGELEEGQIWEAAMYAPHHKVDNLIAFVDRNGQQIDGPTEKVMHLGDLRAKFEAFGWRVLETDGNQFETLLPTIEQAQGLLGQGQPIVVLLDTQMGYGVDFMMGSHKWHGVAPNDEQLEKALQQLSVEEASDY
- a CDS encoding M23 family metallopeptidase — translated: MISLQPRQLLSVALPFLVLLGLRPASCGGQQPDSSGDKPQAAAPAADTRPAVEPGYFLFPIKPGKQNFLAGSMGELRPNHFHGGLDIKTDGRVDLPVYASADGYVSRLKQSSFGYGNVLYITHPNGLTTVYGHLNHFRGPVAEELRRRQYERQTYELELFFKPGQFPVKRGEVVALSGNTGGSVGPHLHWEVRTAQDHQLNPLQWGGFPEVQDHVAPTMQAFAVEALSIDARVQGRFGKSVFVPKAPPLPGGGGYVWPDTIRAFGTVGLLVQGFDRFDGVWNRNGFQQVEVEVNGQPLYRHVVDDIPFPEGSRQINRHVDYEWRAMQGRQLERLFVDDGNDLGIYTTGPGRGRLRVEPGQLYSVEIRLSDCYGNTTPLRLVLRGEQPAYFKTRSAAVKAPALRYDISRNLLVAVAQDPDTAAVGGPLTLYRGSRRLTLKPSYTEQSQNVYLYDLRAGRPDSLQFGRLVKRFERQAMVPSGQEFGFATAHLHLGFGPKTLFDTLYVQTSYGQGVWTVHLPRVPLYQPLRLTLKPETEVADKARSAIYSITPKGGKAYVGGTWSGNTISAPIKTFGRFRILTDTIPPSGRLISRGPAGVVFKVGDDLSGLASYKLEVNGQFRLLRFEHKNATLFSERDDRLGPPLRGPATLRLIDQAGNERVLHVVL
- a CDS encoding lipocalin family protein; this encodes MPASPAKNPRQPVLLAAAAAVATGVAAYAFARRKSHPPLPTVAHVDLHRYRGLWYEVARLPARFEKGCQHVTAEYKLRPDGKVQVLNTCHKHSLNGPVETAAGTARVVDAKTNAKLRVSFFWPFEGDYWILDLDQADYRYALVGEPGRKNLWILSRTPHLERSLRDRLVAKGRELGFPVDRLIFTPQPT
- a CDS encoding fumarylacetoacetate hydrolase family protein codes for the protein MKILCIGRNYAEHIAELQNETPDAPVIFAKPDTALLQRNQPFFLPDFSQDIHHEIELVLRVCKNGKNIDPKFAHTYFDAIGLGIDFTARDLQSKLKAKGLPWELAKGFDGSAPISPEFKPVTDFADLSNIDFRLEVNGEVRQRGNSGLMLHPFAAIISYISRFITLKTGDLLFTGTPSGVGPVRIGDQLTGYIGEEKMLDLAVK
- a CDS encoding ClpP family protease, coding for MLASAEFRRFAVRGQGLNGLHFDQYVHHVEGLARPHLTGMTRSVIEERPTRFAEIDVFSRLIMDRIIFLGTAVDDHIANILTAQMLFLESVDNRKDILLYINSPGGSVYAGLGIYDTMQYISPDVATICTGMAASMGSFLLCGGAIGKRSALPHARVMIHQPSGGVQGPSADIEITAREVVKLRQELYNIYAERTGKTYEQIHNDADRDHWLRADEAKEYGVIDEVLKKE